A window of Solanum stenotomum isolate F172 chromosome 3, ASM1918654v1, whole genome shotgun sequence contains these coding sequences:
- the LOC125859096 gene encoding putative disease resistance protein At3g14460 gives MDISGLGLPKHFGSTKQETRTPSTSLVDESAIFGRQNDIADLIDRLLSEDASGGNLTVVPIVGMGGAGKTTLAKVVYNDEKVKNHFGLRVWYCVSEPYDVFRITKGLLQGVDSFDPKDDGNLDKLQIKLKESLKGKKFLVVLDDVWNDTYSEWESLRNVFVEGDMGSKIIVTTRKKSVAKMMCAKEVDHCTITVGTLSSEDSWALFKRHSLENRDHPELEEVGKKIADNCNGLPLALKAVAGTLRGKSKVEEWRNILRSEIWKQESCWNGILPALMLSYNDLPAHLKQCFAYCAIYPKNCPFSKDQVIHLWIANGFVKQFCSGNQCFLELRSRSLFEKVPESERKPGEFLMHDFVNDLAQIASSKLCIRLEENEGSDDMLEQSRHMSYSMGREGDFAKLKQLSKSGQLRTLLPVNIVFCFYQLSKRVLHNILPKLTSLRALSLSGYEIEEFPNDLFVKLKLLRFLDLSGTKIKRLPDSICALYNLETLLLSSCADLEELPLQMEKLINLRHLDLSNTFNSNLPHLDLSNTFNSKMLLHLSKLKSLQVLVGAKLRLGGLKMEDLGELENLYGSLSVLELQNVVDQREALKAKLKEKNHVENLYLEWSERSTANDSQTEIDILDGLRPHTNIKEVEITGYRGTKFSGTEFPSWLADPLFLKLVKLSLSNCKDCFSLPALGELPSLKILCIRGMHKITEVKEEFYRSSSSNEPSNSLEKLEFADMPEVTKEFYGSSSSKKPFNSLEKLEFKDMLAWKHWHVLGCGEFPKLEKLSIENCPKLMEKLPENLCSLTELIISECPQLNLDKSQLKGMKQIVELKIGDCNHLTLPFSILPSTLKKIRIYKCKELKLEMPGGEMSYCNMFLEDLTLQECVMSPDLFLPRARELLVEDCHNLTTFSIPTATETLTIVGCKDIEKLSVAFWGTQMTSLSIDVCENLKWLPERMQELLPSLKTLQLDNCPEIESFPQGGLPINLQVLEINSCKKLVNGRKESRLPKLRQLGIEHDGRDEEMEHWELPSSIQSLTIGNQKTLSSEDLKSLTSLEYLRIINLPQIKSLTALLPLLPGDLPLP, from the coding sequence ATGGATATTAGTGGCCTTGGCTTACCGAAACATTTTGGTTCGACGAAACAAGAAACTAGAACACCTTCAACTTCTTTGGTTGATGAATCTGCTATCTTTGGTAGGCAGAATGATATAGCGGATTTGATTGACCGTTTATTGTCTGAAGATGCAAGTGGAGGAAACCTAACTGTAGTTCCTATTGTTGGAATGGGCGGCGCGGGTAAGACAACACTTGCTAAAGTGGTTTACAATGATGAGAAGGTGAAGAACCATTTTGGTTTGAGAGTTTGGTATTGTGTTTCTGAGCCATATGATGTTTTCAGAATAACGAAAGGGTTACTTCAAGGAGTTGACTCATTTGACCCGAAGGATGACGGCAATCTTGATAAGCTGCAGATCAAATTGAAGGAAAGCCTGAAGGGAAAGAAGTTTCTTGTTGTCCTTGATGATGTGTGGAATGATACCTATAGTGAGTGGGAGAGCCTGAGAAATGTTTTTGTAGAAGGAGATATGGGAAGTAAGATCATTGTAACAACACGTAAGAAGAGTGTTGCTAAGATGATGTGCGCTAAGGAGGTGGATCATTGCACCATCACTGTGGGGACTCTGTCTAGTGAAGACTCTTGGGCTTTATTCAAACGACATTCACTAGAAAATAGGGATCATCCAGAACTTGAAGAGGTTGGGAAAAAAATTGCAGACAATTGCAATGGGTTGCCTTTAGCTCTAAAGGCAGTTGCTGGTACTTTACGTGGAAAATCAAAGGTGGAGGAGTGGAGAAACATTTTAAGAAGTGAAATATGGAAACAGGAAAGTTGTTGGAATGGTATATTACCAGCATTGATGTTGAGCTACAATGATCTTCCTGCACATTTGAAGCAATGTTTTGCTTACTGTGCAATATACCCCAAAAATTGTCCATTTTCCAAAGACCAAGTTATTCATTTGTGGATTGCTAATGGTTTTGTAAAGCAGTTTTGTTCAGGTAACCAGTGCTTTCTCGAGTTGAGATCAAGATCACTGTTCGAGAAGGTCCCAGAGTCTGAACGGAAACCGGGGGAATTCTTAATGCATGACTTTGTCAATGATTTGGCCCAAATTGCATCTTCAAAACTTTGTATTAGGTTGGAAGAAAACGAAGGATCTGATGATATGTTGGAACAAAGTCGGCACATGTCCTATTCCATGGGACGAGAAGGTGACTTTGCGAAATTGAAACAACTCTCCAAATCAGGGCAGCTGAGGACATTGCTTCCAGTCAATATCGTCTTTTGCTTTTATCAGCTAAGCAAGAGGGTGTTGCATAACATACTGCCAAAACTGACATCCTTAAGGGCATTATCATTGTCAGGttatgagattgaggagtttccAAATGACTTGTTTGTCAAATTAAAGCTCCTCAGATTTTTGGACCTTTCTGGGACAAAGATTAAAAGGTTGCCAGATTCTATTTGTGCATTGTATAACTTGGAGACACTTCTCCTGTCATCTTGTGCTGATCTTGAGGAGCTACCGCTGCAGATGGAGAAGTTGATAAACTTGCGTCATCTTGACTTAAGCAACACTTTTAACTCGAACTTGCCTCATCTTGACTTAAGCAACACTTTTAACTCGAAGATGCTGCTACATCTGAGCAAGTTGAAAAGCCTCCAAGTGTTAGTGGGAGCCAAGTTACGTCTAGGTGGTTTGAAAATGGAAGATTTGGGTGAACTAGAGAACTTGTATGGATCTCTATCAGTTTTAGAGTTACAGAATGTGGTCGATCAAAGGGAAGCTCTGAAAGCAaaattgaaggagaaaaatcatGTTGAGAATTTATATTTGGAGTGGAGTGAAAGAAGTACTGCTAACGATTCACAAACTGAAATTGACATACTTGATGGGCTACGCCCACACACAAACATAAAAGAAGTTGAAATCACTGGATATAGAGGGACCAAATTTTCAGGGACCGAATTTCCAAGTTGGCTGGCTGATCCTTTGTTTCTTAAGCTAGTAAAATTGTCTCTTAGCAACTGCAAGGACTGTTTTTCTTTGCCAGCACTAGGAGAACTTCCTTCTTTGAAAATCCTTTGCATTCGAGGGATGCATAAAATAACAGAAGTGAAGGAAGAATTTTATCGCAGTTCATCCTCCAATGAGCCTTCTAACTCTCTTGAGAAGCTTGAATTTGCAGATATGCCAGAAGTGACGAAAGAATTTTATGGCAGTTCATCCTCCAAAAAGCCTTTTAACTCTCTTGAGAAGCTTGAATTTAAAGATATGCTGGCGTGGAAGCATTGGCATGTACTAGGATGTGGGGAGTTCCCTAAACTTGAGAAGCTTTCAATTGAAAATTGTCCGAAGTTGATGGAGAAGTTGCCTGAAAATCTTTGTTCTCTGACAGAATTGATAATTTCAGAATGTCCTCAACTGAATTTGGATAAATCCCAACTTAAGGGAATGAAGCAGATTGTTGAATTAAAGATTGGTGATTGTAACCATCTTACCTTACCTTTTAGCATACTGCCCAGTAccttgaagaaaataagaatttatAAATGCAAGGAACTGAAATTGGAGATGCCAGGTGGTGAGATGAGTTATTGTAACATGTTTCTGGAGGATTTGACACTGCAAGAATGTGTTATGTCACCTGATCTGTTTCTCCCAAGAGCACGCGAATTGTTGGTAGAGGATTGCCACAACCTTACTACGTTTTCTATTCCTACTGCCACTGAAACTCTCACTATTGTGGGATGTAAGGATATTGAAAAACTTTCGGTGGCATTTTGGGGAACCCAGATGACGTCACTGAGTATTGATGTCTGTGAGAACCTGAAGTGGCTGCCAGAACGTATGCAGGAACTCCTTCCATCTCTTAAGACACTGCAACTTGACAATTGTCCAGAAATAGAGTCCTTTCCTCAAGGAGGATTGCCCATCAATTTACAAGTCCTTGAGATCAACAGTTGCAAGAAACTGGTGAATGGACGAAAGGAGTCGCGTTTACCGAAACTCAGACAGTTAGGGATCGAACATGATGGCAGGGACGAAGAGATGGAACATTGGGAGTTGCCTTCCTCTATCCAAAGTCTTACC
- the LOC125859097 gene encoding methyl jasmonate esterase 1-like, translating to MEKGDKHHFVLVHGACHGAWCWYKVVTILRSEGHKVSVLDMAASGINPKHVEDLNSMDDHNEPLMEFMNSLPQQERVVLVGHSLGGINISLAIEKFPPKIAVAVFVTASIPGPDLNIVAVTQQYSQQVEAPMDTEFVYNNGLDKGPTSLVLGPKDLATIFYQFSPPEDLTLATYLVRPGPWFDESVLLINTALSREKYGSVRHVYVVCEKDNMLKEEQFQRWLIQNNPPDEVQMIHGVGHMVMFSKPRELSSCLVMISQKYH from the exons ATGGAAAAGGGTGATAAACATCACTTTGTACTAGTTCATGGAGCTTGTCATGGTGCATGGTGTTGGTACAAAGTTGTGACAATTCTAAGAAGTGAAGGCCACAAAGTTAGTGTTCTTGACATGGCTGCCTCTGGAATTAATCCAAAACATGTTGAAGATCTCAATTCAATGGATGACCACAATGAACCATTGATGGAATTTATGAATTCTTTGCCACAACAAGAAAGAGTTGTTTTAGTGGGACATAGTTTGGGTGGCATCAACATATCTCTTGCCATAGAAAAGTTCCCTCCCAAGATTGCTGTGGCTGTGTTTGTCACAGCTTCAATTCCTGGTCCTGATCTCAATATTGTAGCCGTTACCCAACAG TATAGTCAACAAGTGGAAGCACCTATGGATACTGAATTTGTGTACAACAACGGACTGGATAAAGGCCCAACCTCTCTCGTGTTAGGCCCTAAAGACTTAGCAACCATCTTTTATCAATTCTCCCCTCCTGAG GACTTAACTCTTGCAACATATTTGGTGAGACCCGGACCATGGTTTGATGAGTCAGTCCTATTGATAAACACTGCACTTTCAAGAGAGAAATATGGTAGTGTTCGTCATGTTTATGTTGTATGTGAAAAGGACAATATGCTCAAGGAAGAACAATTTCAAAGGTGGTTGATTCAGAATAATCCACCAGATGAGGTCCAGATGATTCACGGTGTAGGCCACATGGTCATGTTCTCTAAACCTAGGGAGCTTTCTTCTTGTCTTGTTATGATTTCACAGAAGTATCATTGA